A DNA window from Kitasatospora atroaurantiaca contains the following coding sequences:
- a CDS encoding exonuclease SbcCD subunit D, producing the protein MRLLHTSDWHLGRSFHRESLHDAQRAFLDHLVAVVEEQRVEAVLVAGDVYDRALPGLEAVALFDEVLHRLAALGVPTVFISGNHDSARRLGVGAGLIDRAGIHLRTDPGGCAVPVMLADEHGPVAVYGLPYLEPALTRERFGLDKGGHDRVLGAAMEQVREDLASRPPGTRAVVLAHAFVTGGEESDSERDITVGGVASVPAAVFDGVHYAALGHLHGCQTLAPHLRYSGSPLAYSFSEVHQRKTMWLVDLAADGSVSAERLDCPVPRPLARLRGRLAELLAAPELAAHEDSWVQVTLTDAARPANPMDELRRRFPHTLQLLFEPEHAPGEEHPSYAARVSGRPDLEVAEGFVRHVRPGSEIDELERGWLREAFESVRQSTDRAQELPR; encoded by the coding sequence ATGCGACTGCTGCATACCTCCGACTGGCATCTGGGCCGCTCCTTCCACCGGGAGAGCCTGCACGATGCCCAACGCGCCTTCCTCGACCACCTGGTGGCGGTGGTCGAGGAGCAGCGCGTCGAAGCCGTGCTGGTCGCCGGGGACGTCTACGACCGGGCACTGCCCGGGCTGGAGGCGGTCGCACTCTTCGACGAGGTGCTGCACCGGCTCGCCGCCCTCGGCGTGCCCACGGTCTTCATCAGCGGGAACCACGACTCGGCCCGCCGGCTCGGCGTCGGCGCCGGCCTGATCGACCGGGCCGGCATCCACCTGCGGACGGACCCGGGCGGCTGCGCCGTCCCCGTCATGCTCGCCGACGAGCACGGCCCGGTCGCCGTCTACGGCCTGCCCTACCTGGAGCCCGCGCTCACCCGCGAGCGCTTCGGCCTCGACAAGGGCGGCCACGACCGGGTGCTCGGCGCCGCGATGGAGCAGGTCCGGGAGGATCTGGCGTCCCGTCCGCCCGGCACCAGGGCGGTGGTGCTGGCACACGCCTTCGTGACCGGCGGCGAGGAGAGCGACAGCGAGCGGGACATCACGGTCGGTGGCGTGGCGAGCGTCCCGGCCGCGGTGTTCGACGGGGTGCACTACGCCGCCCTCGGCCATCTGCACGGCTGCCAGACGCTCGCCCCGCACCTGCGCTACAGCGGCTCCCCGCTCGCCTACTCCTTCTCCGAGGTGCACCAGCGCAAGACGATGTGGCTGGTCGACCTCGCCGCCGACGGCTCGGTGTCCGCCGAGCGCCTCGACTGCCCGGTGCCCCGCCCGCTGGCCCGCCTGCGCGGGCGGCTCGCCGAGCTGCTGGCCGCCCCGGAGCTCGCGGCCCACGAGGATTCCTGGGTGCAGGTCACCCTCACCGACGCGGCGCGGCCCGCCAACCCGATGGACGAGCTGCGCAGGCGCTTCCCGCACACCCTCCAGCTGCTGTTCGAGCCCGAGCACGCACCGGGCGAGGAGCATCCCTCGTACGCGGCCCGGGTCAGCGGCCGGCCCGACCTGGAGGTCGCCGAGGGCTTCGTCCGGCACGTCCGCCCCGGCAGCGAGATCGACGAGCTGGAGCGCGGCTGGCTCCGCGAGGCCTTCGAGAGCGTCCGGCAGAGCACCGACCGCGCGCAGGAGCTGCCCCGATGA